In Streptomyces sp. TLI_146, the genomic stretch GACGAGCTGGGCGAGTGGCTGTCCGCCGCGCAGGGCACGGTTCCCGTCAAACCCATCGAGCACCCGCGCGTGATCCTCTTCGCGGGCGACCACGGCGTCGCCGAGCTGGGCGTCTCGGCCCGCCCGGCGGGCTCCGCGCACACCCTGGTGCGGTCGGTCCTGGACGGCGCGGGCCCGGTCTCCGTACTGGCCCGCCGTCTGAACACCTCCGTACGGATCGTCGACGCGGGTCTGGACTGCGACCCGGAGCTGCTGCCCGAGGACGTCGTACGGCACCGGGTGCGGCGCGGCAGCGGGCGGATCGACATCGAGGACGCGCTGACCGTGGAGGAGGCCGAGGCGGCCGTACGCCTCGGGATGCGTATCGCCGACGAGGAGGCCGACTCCGGCACCGACCTGGTCGTCCTCGGCGACCTCAGCGTCGGCGGCACCACCGCCGCGGCCACCCTGATCGCGGCGCTCTGCGGCACCGACGCCTCCGTGGTCACGGGGCGTGGCGGGGCGACGATCGACGACCTGGCGTGGATGCGCAAGTGCGCGGCGATCCGGGACGCGCTGCGCCGGGCACGGCCGGTTCTGGGCGACCAGCTGGAGCTGCTGGCGGCCGTGGGCGGTGCCGACCTTGCCGCGACCACCGGTTTTCTGCTTCAGTGCGCGGTGCGCCGAATGCCGGTCATCCTCGACGGGGTGGTCTCCTCGGCCTGCGCGCTCGTTGCCCAGCGGGCCGCCTTCCGGGCTCCGGACTGGTGGCTGGCAGGTCAGCTGAGCGGTGAACCGGCCCAGTCCAAGGCACTGGACCGGATGGCACTCAACCCTCTGCTCGATCACGGCGTCACTGTCGGTGAAGGAACCGGGGCCCTGCTCGCGCTCCCCCTCGTGCAGGCCGCCGCCGCCCTTGCCGCGGAGCTGCCCGAGCGCGCGGAGACCGAGGGGGATCGCGCCGAAGACTGAGTCGCGGCGCGGCCGGGCATCGCCCCGGCCGCGGCTGTGACCGGCCATGAGGCGCGATGTCCATGCCCCATATGATCGCGTTTCATGGGAGAAGTCCGCTTGACCACCGAAGGATTGAACCGGAGTACCGTCCGGTCGCGACGCAGTGCGGCATTCGCCGTCTGGTATCTGCGCGCCGTGACGTTCATCAACTTCCTGAGCGCCGTGTGGGTTTCGCTGGGCCAGGACCTTCGGCGTCACAACACGGACGACTATTTCACGCCGTACCTGCTGGACGCGGGATTCGCCTCGGGCGTGGTCACGCTGTTCCTCGCGGTCACCATGCGCCGCCGCAAGCGGGCCGCCTGGATCCTCAACCTCGTGCTCGGCGGGCTCGTCCTGCTGCTGTTCGCGTTCGTCATGGTCTTCCCGGAGCTCCGCGGGCACGCGCAGAACTGGGTGTCGCTGGTCCTGACAGCGGCCTTCGTGCTCGCGCTGCTGCTCGGCCGCCGGGAGTTCTACGCCAAGGGCGACCGCTCCAACCCCCGGCTCGCGGCCGTCGTCGCGGGCGTCGGGCTGCTGGTCACCTCGCTGCTGGCCACGCTCCTGGTCACCGTGACCAACACGTACGAGGGCAGCCAGCACTCCACGTTCCTGGGCCGCTGGCGGTACGGCGTGATGCGGCTCGTCTCGCTGGTGCCGGACGACCACGACATCACCGGGATCGACACCCCGGGCTGGGTCGACGTCACCATCAACGTCCTGTCCACACTGCTGCTCATCGCCGTGATCTACGCGGCCTTCCGCAACCGCAAGGCCGTCGACCCGATCACCGTCGAGGACGAGGACAAGCTGCGCGCGCTCCTGGACAAGCAGGGCGAGCGCGACTCGCTCGGCTACTTCGCGCTGCGCCGCGAGAAGAGCGTCATCTGGTCCCCCACCGGCAAGGCCGCCGTGGCCTACCGGGTGGTGGGCGGTGTGTCGCTGGCCTCCGGCGACCCGATCGGCGACCCCGAGGCGTGGCCCGGCGCGATCGAGCCGTGGCTGGCCGAGGCGCGTGAGCACGGCTGGACCCCGGCGGTGATGGGCGCCAGCGAGGAGGCGGGCACCATCTACGCCCGGCACGGCCTGGACGCGCTCGAACTCGGCGACGAGGCGCTGGTGGAGACCGCCGACTTCACCCTGGACGGCCGCGCCATGCGGACCGTGCGCCAGGCGTACAACCGGGTGAAGCGTGCCGGGTACGAGGTGAGGATCCGCCGCCACGCGGACATCCCTGCCGATGAGATGAGTGAACTGCTGCGCAAGGCCGACGACTGGCGCGACGGCGCCACCGAGCGCGGTTTCTCCATGGCCCTGGGCCGTCTGGGTGACCCGGCGGACGGCCAGTGCGTGATGCTGGAGTGCACCGACGGCAACGGCGACCTGCGGGCCGTCCTGAGCTTCGTGCCGTGGGGCCCCAACGGGCTCTCCCTCGACCTGATGCGCCGCGACCGGGACTCCGAGAACGGCCTGATGGAGTTCATGGTCATCGAGCTCCTGCAGCGCGCCAAGGAGATCCAGATCACCCAGGTCTCGCTGAACTTCGCGATGTTCCGCTCCGTCTTCGAACGCGGCTCGAAGCTCGGCGCGGGGCCCGTGCTGAGGCTGTGGCGCTCGCTGCTCAGCTTCTTCTCCCGCTGGTGGCAGATCGAGTCGCTGTACCGCGCCAACGCCAAGTACCGACCGATCTGGGAGCCCCGCTTCATGCTCTTCGAGAAGTCCGCCGACCTGCCGCGCATCGGTATCGCGGCCGCGCGCGCGGAAGGCTTCCTGGAGGCTCCCGGGCTGCCCAAGTGGCTGCACCGCAAGCACCTGGAGTCCCAGAGGTGAGGGGTCCCCGCTCCCTGACCGGCAACGGACCAGTACGTCGGTTCGTCCGGCGGGAGTGGGGTCCGCTCCACCTGGCCGTCCGCTACGCGCTCACCACCCAGCGCTGGCGGGCGGTCCCCATGACGCTCGGCGCGGTCGCGCTGACATCGTTGTTCCAGATCGTCCAGAGCCAGCCGTGGGGCTTCCGGCCGGTCCAGGTGATCGGCTCGGTCAAGGCCGAGGACGCGCTGTGGATCTCGCTGCTGCGCACCCCGCTCTCCCTCTTCGTCCCGGCCCTGGACCTGCCGGTCTGGGGCGCGCTCGCCCAGCTCCTGCTGGTGTTCGGGATCGCGGAGATCTGCATCGGCCGCCGCCACACCCTGCTCATCGCGTACACGGCGACGCTGGCCGGGACGATGTACGCGCGCGTGGGCATCGCCCTCGGCCCCGACAGCGTCCTGGGGCTGCCCGCCTCGGACGCCAAGATGGTCGACACCGGCCCCTCGGCCGCGGTGGTGGGGCTCGCGGTGTACGTGTGCTGGCGCTACCGGGCGTACTGGACGGCCGGGGTCGTGACCGCCTCGATGGCCGGCGAGGTGGCGCTCAAGGACAACCTCGCGGGCAAGGAGCACATCGCGGCGATCGTCGCGGTGGGCGTGCTGTGCTGGATCACCTCGGTACGCCAGAAGCGCCGCCGCGACCGCGCCGCTCAGGGGCGGCGCACCGGCAGCCTGTCCGGGGCACCGCCGATAAAGTCCTGAACCCGGCGCCGCAGCCGCGTCCAGCGCCGGTCGTGCCGGTAGACCCGCATGGCGGAGCGGGCCCGGGCCCTGGGCCGCTTGCGGTAGAAGCGGCGGGCCCACGGCGAGCCGGGCCGGGCGAGCCGGATGGCGCCGATCAGCGCCACGAACGGGACCAGCGTGCCCATGATGGCGAGCCGGAACTTGCCCTTGAAGAGCGCGATCAGCACGAAGCAGAAGTTGATCCAGAGGGTGAGGATGAACGACGCCCGGTCGTGCTGCTCCTGCGGGGTCATGTCGTTGACGCCGAGCGGCGAGAACCCGCCGAGGGTGAGCAGCACCAGGGCGGCGGTCAGCACCACCACCTCGACGCTCTTGCGGCCCTGCTCGGTCCAGTAGACGTCGTCCAGGTGCAGGATCAGCGCGAACTCGTCCAGGACCAGGCCCGCGCCGACGCCGAAGACCACCGCGAAGACACAGGCGCCGATCCCCTGCCGCCCGCTGCCGACCGCCCCGAACCCGCCCGCCACGGTGAGGATCACCCCGGGCACCACGTGGTGGATGTGCATCCCGCCCGGCCTGATGTTGCGGAACGGGCCGCGCCCGGCCCGGATGAGCCGGGTGATCGTACGGGTGACGAGGAAGGTCAGCACGAACGACGCGAGGGCGAGCAGCATCGGAAGCTTGCCCGGCTCGACGAAGTTCCGGTTGAACCAGCTCATCCCCATCCGCCCTGAATCGGAGGAGTACCCGCAATACGCGCAATTTACCCCGGCGGGGCCGGGAGTGACGCGCGGGATACCCTGCGGCCGATGAATCCCATGGACGGCATACGGTTCGCCTTCGGCACGCTCACCGCGCTCCCGGTACGGGTCACCCGCTGGGACCGCGAGGCGGCCCGCTCCGGGATGCTCTGGGCCCCCCTGGCGGGCCTGGTCCTCGGCCTGGGCGCGGCGGCCGTAGGAGGCCTCCTGCTGCTCCTCGGCTCGGGCCCGCTGCTCGCCGCGGTCGCCACGGCCGCGGTCCCGGCCGCGCTCACCCGGGGGCTGCACCTGGACGGCCTCGCGGACGTGGCGGACGGGCTCGGCAGCGCGAAGCCCGCGGAGGACGCGCTGCGGATCATGAAGCAGTCGGACATCGGCCCGTTCGGCGTGCTCACCCTGGTCTTCGTCCTCCTGGGCCAGGTGGCCGTCCTCGCCGAGCTGTACGCGCAGAGCTGGGCCCGGGGCGCGGTGGCGGCGGTGGTCGCGGCCGCCACGGCCCGCCTGGCCCTCACCCTAACCTGCCGCCCGGCCGTCCCTCCGGCCCGCCCTGACGGCCTGGGAGCGGCGGTGGCGGGTGCGGTGCCCCTGCGGGCGGCGGTGGGGGTGGCGGTGCTGGTCGCGGCGGTGTGCGCGGCGGGGGCGGGGGTGACGCTGGGGTGGGGCGCGGCGCTCCACCACGGTCTGGCGGTCGCGGGCGGCCTGGTGGCGGGCCAGCTGCTCCTGGCCCATTGTGTGCGCCGGTTCGGCGGGGTGACGGGGGATGTGTTCGGCGCGGTGGAGGAGGCGGCGGTGACGGCGACCCTGATCGTGTCGGTGCTCTAAGGCCTACGGCCCTTTTGGCCGGACTTCACCTGCGGGCCGGTGGCGGGCTGGCCGCGCAGTTCCCCGCGCCCCTTTTCT encodes the following:
- a CDS encoding phosphatidylglycerol lysyltransferase domain-containing protein — its product is MGEVRLTTEGLNRSTVRSRRSAAFAVWYLRAVTFINFLSAVWVSLGQDLRRHNTDDYFTPYLLDAGFASGVVTLFLAVTMRRRKRAAWILNLVLGGLVLLLFAFVMVFPELRGHAQNWVSLVLTAAFVLALLLGRREFYAKGDRSNPRLAAVVAGVGLLVTSLLATLLVTVTNTYEGSQHSTFLGRWRYGVMRLVSLVPDDHDITGIDTPGWVDVTINVLSTLLLIAVIYAAFRNRKAVDPITVEDEDKLRALLDKQGERDSLGYFALRREKSVIWSPTGKAAVAYRVVGGVSLASGDPIGDPEAWPGAIEPWLAEAREHGWTPAVMGASEEAGTIYARHGLDALELGDEALVETADFTLDGRAMRTVRQAYNRVKRAGYEVRIRRHADIPADEMSELLRKADDWRDGATERGFSMALGRLGDPADGQCVMLECTDGNGDLRAVLSFVPWGPNGLSLDLMRRDRDSENGLMEFMVIELLQRAKEIQITQVSLNFAMFRSVFERGSKLGAGPVLRLWRSLLSFFSRWWQIESLYRANAKYRPIWEPRFMLFEKSADLPRIGIAAARAEGFLEAPGLPKWLHRKHLESQR
- the cobT gene encoding nicotinate-nucleotide--dimethylbenzimidazole phosphoribosyltransferase, with the translated sequence MSRLNLDDFSDLIERPDSGVRRDAEERRERLTVPSGALGRLDELGEWLSAAQGTVPVKPIEHPRVILFAGDHGVAELGVSARPAGSAHTLVRSVLDGAGPVSVLARRLNTSVRIVDAGLDCDPELLPEDVVRHRVRRGSGRIDIEDALTVEEAEAAVRLGMRIADEEADSGTDLVVLGDLSVGGTTAAATLIAALCGTDASVVTGRGGATIDDLAWMRKCAAIRDALRRARPVLGDQLELLAAVGGADLAATTGFLLQCAVRRMPVILDGVVSSACALVAQRAAFRAPDWWLAGQLSGEPAQSKALDRMALNPLLDHGVTVGEGTGALLALPLVQAAAALAAELPERAETEGDRAED
- a CDS encoding adenosylcobinamide-GDP ribazoletransferase, which gives rise to MNPMDGIRFAFGTLTALPVRVTRWDREAARSGMLWAPLAGLVLGLGAAAVGGLLLLLGSGPLLAAVATAAVPAALTRGLHLDGLADVADGLGSAKPAEDALRIMKQSDIGPFGVLTLVFVLLGQVAVLAELYAQSWARGAVAAVVAAATARLALTLTCRPAVPPARPDGLGAAVAGAVPLRAAVGVAVLVAAVCAAGAGVTLGWGAALHHGLAVAGGLVAGQLLLAHCVRRFGGVTGDVFGAVEEAAVTATLIVSVL